In Phragmites australis chromosome 16, lpPhrAust1.1, whole genome shotgun sequence, one DNA window encodes the following:
- the LOC133895274 gene encoding protein PROTON GRADIENT REGULATION 5, chloroplastic-like: MAAAVSFSAASRLRALPTWSSSVSGDDHSALAMSVPARPRSARPLRSPARMMGNVNAGKGLFAPLVVVARNIIGRKRFNQLRGKAIALHSQVITEFCKTIGADSKQRQGLIRIAKKNGEKLGFLA, translated from the exons ATGGCTGCCGCTGTGTCCTTCTCGGCGGCTTCTCGGCTGCGAGCTCTTCCCACGTGGTCTAGCTCCGTATCCGGCGACGACCACTCCGCCCTGGCCATGTCGGTGCCGGCGCGCCCCCGTTCTGCACGGCCACTGCGGTCGCCGGCGCGGATGATGGGCAACGTCAACGCGGGGAAGGGGCTGTTCGCGCCGCTCGTCGTGGTGGCGCGCAACATCATCGGCCGCAAGCGCTTCAACCAGCTCAGGGGGAAGGCCATCGCGCTACACTCCCAG GTGATCACCGAGTTCTGCAAGACCATCGGCGCCGACTCGAAGCAGAGGCAGGGCCTGATCCGCATCGCCAAGAAGAACGGAGAGAAGCTCGGATTCCTTGCCTGA